The Dama dama isolate Ldn47 chromosome 25, ASM3311817v1, whole genome shotgun sequence genome window below encodes:
- the PPWD1 gene encoding peptidylprolyl isomerase domain and WD repeat-containing protein 1 isoform X1, whose amino-acid sequence MAAECGSDSQLRRRRHRDPEEPENTEVSARELVVAVPQQNEEENEERWVGPLPVEATLAKKRKVLEFEKVYLDNLPSASMYERSYMHRDVITHVVCTKTDFIITASHDGHVKFWKKIEEGIEFVKHFRSHLGVIESIAISSEGALFCSVGDDKAMKVFDVVNFDMINMLKLGYFPGQCEWIYCPGDAISSVAASEKSTGKIFIYDGRGDNQPLHIFDKLHTSPLTQIRLNPVYKAVVSSDKSGMIEYWTGPPYEYKFPKNVNWEYKTDTDLYEFAKCKAYPTSICFSPDGKKIATIGSDRKVRIFRFLTGKLMRVFDESLSMFTELQQMRQQLPDMEFGRRMAVERELEKVDAVRLINIVFDETGHFVLYGTMLGIKVINVETNRCVRILGKQENIRVMQLALFQGIAKKHRAATTIEMKASENPVLQNIQADPTIVCTSFKKNRFYMFTKREPEDTKSADSDRDVFNEKPSKEEVMAATQAEGPKRVSDSAIIHTSMGDIHIKLFPVECPKTVENFCVHSRNGYYNGHTFHRIIKGFMIQTGDPTGTGMGGESIWGGEFEDEFHSTLRHDRPYTLSMANAGSNTNGSQFFITVVPTPWLDNKHTVFGRVTKGMEVVQRISNVKVNPKTDKPYEDVSIINITVK is encoded by the exons ATGGCGGCCGAGTGTGGTAGCGATTCACAGCTGAGGAGAAGAAGGCACCGGGACCCGGAGGAACCGGAAAATACGGAAGTCAGCGCTCGAGAGCTGGTAGTGGCAGTGCCTCAACAGAAcgaagaggaaaatgaagagcGCTGGGTTGGGCCTTTACCTGTAGAGGCAACATTGGCGAAGAAGAGGAAAG TTCTAGAGTTTGAAAAAGTCTATCTTGATAATCTCCCCAGTGCATCCATGTATGAGCGCAGTTACATGCATAGAGATGTTATCACCCATGTGGTGTGCACCAA GACAGACTTTATTATTACTGCTAGTCACGATGGACATGttaaattctggaaaaaaatagaagaaggaatTGAATTTGTTAAACATTTTCGTAGTCACCTAG GAGTTATTGAGAGTATTGCAATTAGCTCTGAGGGAGCTTTATTCTGTTCCGTGGGTGATGATAAAGCAATGAAGGTGTTTGATGTAGTGAACTTTGACATGATCAATATGCTGAAGCTtgg GTATTTCCCTGGACAGTGTGAGTGGATCTATTGCCCAGGGGATGCCATATCTTCAGTTGCTGCTTCTGAGAAAAGTACaggaaaaattttcatttatgatGGTCGAGGAGATAACCAGCCACTGCATATCTTTGACAAACTCCATACATCACCTCTTACTCAGATACGGCTAAACCCAGTTTACAAAGCAGTAGTGTCTTCTGACAAATCTGGAATGATTGAATACTGGACCGGTCCTCCTTATGAGTATAAATTCCCCAAAAATGTGAACTGGGAATATAAAACTGACACAGATTTATATGAATTTGCCAAGTGCAAGGCTTATCCAACCAGCATATGTTtttcacctgatgggaagaaaatAGCCACTATTGGTTCTGACAGAAAAGTTAGAATTTTCAGATTCTTAACTGGAAAACTCATGAGAGTCTTTGATGAATCACTAAGT ATGTTTACTGAACTGCAGCAGATGAGGCAACAGCTACCAGACATGGAATTTGGTCGACGGATGGCTGTAGAACGTGAATTGGAGAAGGTGGATGCAGTGAGATTAATTAATATAGTTTTTGATGAAACTGGACACTTTGTGCTGTATGGAACAATGCTGGGCATTAAAGTTATAAATGTGGAAACAAACCG GTGTGTGCGGATTTTAGGCAAGCAAGAAAATATTAGAGTGATGCAATTGGCTTTGTTCCAGGGAATAGCCAAAAAACATCGTGCTGCAACTACTATAGAAATGAAAGCTTCTGAAAACCCAGTTCTTCAGAATATTCAAGCTGACCCAACAATAGTCTGTACATCCTTCAAAAAGAATAGATTTTATATG TTTACTAAACGAGAACCAGAAGATACAAAAAGTGCAGATTCTGACCGAGATGTTTTTAATGAGAAACCTTCTAAAGAAGAAGTCATGGCAGCTACTCAAGCTGAGGGACCCAAACGAGTGTCAGATAGTGCCATTATCCACACAAGCATGGGAGACATTCACATCAAACTCTTTCCTGTTGA GTGCCCTAAGACAGTGGAAAATTTCTGTGTTCACAGCAGAAATGGTTATTATAATGGACACACATTTCACCGCATAATTAAG GGCTTCATGATTCAGACAGGAGATCCAACAGGTACTGGTATGGGAGGAGAAAGCATATGGGGAGGAGAATTTGAAGATGAATTTCATTCAACATTACGACATGACAGACCATATACACTCAGCATGGCCAATGCTGGATCGAATACTAACGGATCCCAGTTTTTCATAACAGTAGTACCAACA CCTTGGCTTGATAATAAGCACACAGTGTTTGGACGAGTGACTAAAGGAATGGAAGTTGTACAGAGGATCTCCAATGTCAAAGTCAATCCCAAAACAGATAAGCCCTATGAGGATGTCAGCATCATAAATATTACTGTCAAGTAA
- the PPWD1 gene encoding peptidylprolyl isomerase domain and WD repeat-containing protein 1 isoform X2 encodes MSAVTCIEMLSPMWCAPRQTLLLLLVFDVVNFDMINMLKLGYFPGQCEWIYCPGDAISSVAASEKSTGKIFIYDGRGDNQPLHIFDKLHTSPLTQIRLNPVYKAVVSSDKSGMIEYWTGPPYEYKFPKNVNWEYKTDTDLYEFAKCKAYPTSICFSPDGKKIATIGSDRKVRIFRFLTGKLMRVFDESLSMFTELQQMRQQLPDMEFGRRMAVERELEKVDAVRLINIVFDETGHFVLYGTMLGIKVINVETNRCVRILGKQENIRVMQLALFQGIAKKHRAATTIEMKASENPVLQNIQADPTIVCTSFKKNRFYMFTKREPEDTKSADSDRDVFNEKPSKEEVMAATQAEGPKRVSDSAIIHTSMGDIHIKLFPVECPKTVENFCVHSRNGYYNGHTFHRIIKGFMIQTGDPTGTGMGGESIWGGEFEDEFHSTLRHDRPYTLSMANAGSNTNGSQFFITVVPTPWLDNKHTVFGRVTKGMEVVQRISNVKVNPKTDKPYEDVSIINITVK; translated from the exons ATGAGCGCAGTTACATGCATAGAGATGTTATCACCCATGTGGTGTGCACCAA GACAGACTTTATTATTACTGCTA GTGTTTGATGTAGTGAACTTTGACATGATCAATATGCTGAAGCTtgg GTATTTCCCTGGACAGTGTGAGTGGATCTATTGCCCAGGGGATGCCATATCTTCAGTTGCTGCTTCTGAGAAAAGTACaggaaaaattttcatttatgatGGTCGAGGAGATAACCAGCCACTGCATATCTTTGACAAACTCCATACATCACCTCTTACTCAGATACGGCTAAACCCAGTTTACAAAGCAGTAGTGTCTTCTGACAAATCTGGAATGATTGAATACTGGACCGGTCCTCCTTATGAGTATAAATTCCCCAAAAATGTGAACTGGGAATATAAAACTGACACAGATTTATATGAATTTGCCAAGTGCAAGGCTTATCCAACCAGCATATGTTtttcacctgatgggaagaaaatAGCCACTATTGGTTCTGACAGAAAAGTTAGAATTTTCAGATTCTTAACTGGAAAACTCATGAGAGTCTTTGATGAATCACTAAGT ATGTTTACTGAACTGCAGCAGATGAGGCAACAGCTACCAGACATGGAATTTGGTCGACGGATGGCTGTAGAACGTGAATTGGAGAAGGTGGATGCAGTGAGATTAATTAATATAGTTTTTGATGAAACTGGACACTTTGTGCTGTATGGAACAATGCTGGGCATTAAAGTTATAAATGTGGAAACAAACCG GTGTGTGCGGATTTTAGGCAAGCAAGAAAATATTAGAGTGATGCAATTGGCTTTGTTCCAGGGAATAGCCAAAAAACATCGTGCTGCAACTACTATAGAAATGAAAGCTTCTGAAAACCCAGTTCTTCAGAATATTCAAGCTGACCCAACAATAGTCTGTACATCCTTCAAAAAGAATAGATTTTATATG TTTACTAAACGAGAACCAGAAGATACAAAAAGTGCAGATTCTGACCGAGATGTTTTTAATGAGAAACCTTCTAAAGAAGAAGTCATGGCAGCTACTCAAGCTGAGGGACCCAAACGAGTGTCAGATAGTGCCATTATCCACACAAGCATGGGAGACATTCACATCAAACTCTTTCCTGTTGA GTGCCCTAAGACAGTGGAAAATTTCTGTGTTCACAGCAGAAATGGTTATTATAATGGACACACATTTCACCGCATAATTAAG GGCTTCATGATTCAGACAGGAGATCCAACAGGTACTGGTATGGGAGGAGAAAGCATATGGGGAGGAGAATTTGAAGATGAATTTCATTCAACATTACGACATGACAGACCATATACACTCAGCATGGCCAATGCTGGATCGAATACTAACGGATCCCAGTTTTTCATAACAGTAGTACCAACA CCTTGGCTTGATAATAAGCACACAGTGTTTGGACGAGTGACTAAAGGAATGGAAGTTGTACAGAGGATCTCCAATGTCAAAGTCAATCCCAAAACAGATAAGCCCTATGAGGATGTCAGCATCATAAATATTACTGTCAAGTAA